The Molothrus ater isolate BHLD 08-10-18 breed brown headed cowbird chromosome 6, BPBGC_Mater_1.1, whole genome shotgun sequence genome segment CAGTGAAGATAAACCAATGCTTAGGAAATGGACAAAGTGACAATTCCAGTGACTTTGGCCCCATCACCCACAGGTCAACATTTGCAACAAGCAAAAGTGCAAACAAAAGCACAAGTTGATTCAGAGTTTTCAGCCACATATCCATCCTATTCCACAAGGCCCATTCCTGGAGCTAAAGGAAATCAgagttttgaaaggaaaatatcaaTCTACTAGGAGTAATGGCCAAGAAATTGCCACCCTGTGGCAATTTAATGCAACATCTGGGTAGGACTTAGATTAGGTCAGATCTGAATGACTAAATCAAAAAGGGGAAGATCTTAATCTACAATTCTGAAAGGCACAAgctatttatttcttcctcagaTTTGCAAAGGAgtctcagtaattttttttgttcaattCAAACCTACAAGGGGAGCTTAAAAACGAGTATATGTAAAAACTGAAAACTTACCTAAACCCCATGATTCCTGTGTTGGCCATGGCATAGGATAAGCCAAGTATCCCACTGCCCATGATTGCATTCATTAAGTTAAACACtgagaaagcaaaggaagaacCATGACTTGAAGAACTCTgtgaaaaggacagaaaaaaaagtacagttAGTGAAAGAACTCTTTTGATTTTTCCTAAAATGAAATTCAAGGGAGGAGGCAACAGTCAACTTCTCCTTCTTTAATCTAAAATCTCACTTCTCATTCTGAAACGCAAATCCTTGTGCACACACGATGCCGTGAGCATCCCAAGACGCCCACAAGGTTCAAGCACAGCGGGGGCAGAGCGCAAAACGAGCACAGCAGGATTCAGGGCTGGGATCAGGCTGTCCCTGCGTGCTCCAGCAGGGCCCGGGCAGCGCTCCCAGCGCTCAGCAGTCAGGGAAGCGAAGGGATCAGGAGCAGCCACGGGACCAGAGGCTGatccccccctccccatccaGGTGATTTCTCCCGTCCCCGGTGCTGTCACCGCCCCTCACAGCCCCGTCTCGCCGCCCTTTGAACCCGCGCTCCCCGAGCGTCCCCTCAGCGCCCAGCGCAGCCCCCTCAAGGCGCTccctccccgccgcccctcACACGCACGctgcccggcggcggcggcagcagcggggcggtctcccgctcctcctcctcctcctcctcgtcgtCGTCCTCCTCCGGCCGCTCGCGGGCGGACAGGTACCAGCCGCGGGCGGGCAGGGGCCGGACCCACCCGGACCCCCAAGGCGGCGCCGCCGCCAtcgccccccgcgcccgccgaGCGCCTCTGAGGGgagcgccgggggcggggccaaCCGCGGGTGTGGCCGTGAGATGGGCGTGGTCAGgggcgaggggcggggccgTGCCCGCCCCGCTGAGGGGATATGGAGGGGCGTGGAATTGTGGGCGTGGTCACCGCCCGCCCCCGCCCATCCCGGCGCAGCGGCGATGACGCGCGCGCGCGGCGCGCGGGCCCGGTATGAGGTgagggcgggggcggcggggggagaGAATTCCCTGAGGGGAGAACATTCCCTGAGGGGAGAACGGGATAATCGCGGATCCTGGCGCTGAGGGAAGGGGTGGTGTCTCTCCATGGGTGCCTTGGGAAGGTGGCGGCAGTGGCCTCCAGCCGGATCCAGCGTTGAGGGCGGCTCTGTCATGTGGGTTTAATGCAGTACCGAGAAGcgacaggatgagaggacatGGCCGCAGGTTGCTCCAGGGAAGGCTTCGTTTGGATATTAGAAAGAATTGTTTGGACATTAGAAAGAATTTGGTCACAGGAAAGGTGATCATGCATGGGAACGATGTCCAGCAAAGTGGGGGAGTCACTGTCCTGGAGGCGGTTAAGGAAAGACGGGGCGAGGCACCCCGTGCCATGGTGGTGGGTGCTCGATGATCCCAGAAATCTTTTCCAGCCAATTCCATTCTCTGGTTCTGAGACCCCCACCACCCATTTCCACCCCCAGGAGAAGCACGGGGATGCTGAGGCCTCCGGATGAGGGATTTCTCCTGTGCACAGGGTGAGCAATGCCGTGTGCCTTTCGGAAGGAGGTGTGCTCTGCCAAAAGCCTGGCTCAGGGAAAGGGGCGGCCTGGGACATGTACGGAGAGGGGCAGGtcaggatgggagcaggagcagccttggCAGGGTTCGGGCACAGCAAAGTGAAggacagagcacacagcctgtTGTTACCCTGGAGAGGtaacagggctgggggaggcaggcaggagaaccaatttccctgcagagcctctctcTCAAAACAAGCTTGTAAAAAAGTAGGAATGCCAGCCTCCAGAACCACCTAAACCATTGGCTCCTGCCTTGGAGCAGCCAGTGCCAAGGCAGAAAATTTGGCCCTTTTGGTCTGTCTCTAGTGGAGGAAACCATTTAGAGAAGTGTGAAGCCACTTTTCAAGTTTCCATACCATGCATGAATTGGGGCTCAGTGGCAGGAACAGACATTACTGACGCTCCTCTGGACCCTATGGGGGACACTGCATTTAATTAATGACCTTTCTGGCATGCACCTCATGGAGCAAAGATGTTACAGAGCATGGAACCTCTCACACTGGGGCATGGGAGGCAGAAATCACCAGAGTGATCATGACCACTGTTGCTAATAACTGTTTTCTAGCAACCACTGCTTGGTAATGAATTTTACCAGACACAGGAGGGATCCAACAGGAGTAGGATCAAGACAgtagaaatatttccatttggCTTACTGAGATTAATATCACATTTATTAGAACAAAGAGAGGTCACTGTTTTTTGGCAGGAGGGGATTATCTCGCCGCCTGAAGTCAGTTAACATTTGAGTCTAAAAGTACATTtgcaaaataacaaatttgCAGCATATATTTCATAATAAAGAGCTTTACTAAACTATTGTGGATTGTTTGGTACAGATGGAAATTCTGGTTTAAGAGAACAGCAAATCCATGTGATTTGCAGCCTTTTAAATGGAATGATTACATAACGTCtataaaatgaataatttctctTCTAGGACTTTGTGGAGATTGGGATACTGTGCCAGACTACTGAAAACTAATCATTTTAGAACAGCTGCATCAAATACATCATTTCCAGCAGTTTGGATGCTGTTGGCACAACATTCTGGCACAATACCTGGGTTCTTTGTAGTAGTTAAAAAAAACACTTTGTTCACAATGCCCGAAACTGTGGAGGATAAAACTAATCCAGAACTGTATTTGCCACATCCTGGAGTGCGTGGGATGACACTACTCAACAGAGAGGCTTTCAAAAGGACTCTGGTTGTTCCAGCTCTTAAAGTCAAGAAAGAAATTGTGCACAGTGTGCTGAAGTCCCTGAAACAATCAGTACTGCAGCGCCCCGGCCTCAAGCGGGTGGTGGAGGACCCAGAGGATGAGGGCAGCAGATTTGTTATCCTGGATCCTCATAAAGTACCGGAATTCTCATtaggagaggcagagcagcaggtccTGAAACAGCTCAATGTCCCTCCTGAGGTGTGCAAGtaccagctggagctgagctaTGAGAATTTCAAGTCGGAGGAGATCCTGCGGGCCGTCCTTCCCGAGGGCCAGGAGGTCACCTCTGGCTTCAGCCGTGTTGGGCACATTGCTCATCTGAATCTCAGGGATCACCAGCTGCCCTACAGACACCTGATTGGTaggtgcagcagctcctctcaggAAGGTTTTTGTGGCATTTGTATATTGTTAAAACGGTACTGTACTGAGGGGCACAGTTCTCACAGCGTGATGCTCTCACTGCACTGAGCTGAAATGTGTGCCTtggacagggcacagctgcagccctgagtCATGACAGGGAGGTTGTTCCAACACACACTTTTGTTAATTCAGCTGTAAACAGCAGGTTTGTTGTGGCTGTTGTAGAACACTGAAAGTCTTGGTCCCTTAACCATAATTATCTCCCACCCTCTCTTTCAGGCCAGGTTATAATGGACAAGAACCCAGGAGTCACCTGTGTAGTGAATAAAACCAATATTATCGACAGCACGTACAGGAATTTTGAGATGGAAGTGCTTGCTGGAGAGAGCAACCTGGTGACCAAGGTACAGGCCTTTTCCCCCTGGTGTTTTCAATTTAATGTGCTAAAACCCAAAGGAATCTTCAGCAGAGGTGTgatgcagggatgctgctgagaCCATTCCTGTGCACAGTGCCCTTGCTGACACCTGTCTGAGCCTAAGGcttggctgtcactgctgcatgCCTTTGTCCTGGTCTGCCAAGGGCAAACTCAGCCACAGGGATCAGGAAGGCATGTGTTCTTCCAAGTTCACAGCCTAGATTTAGTGATGTGGATTTGATCTAAGAAAATCCAGTTTCCTGATTTCACCAAGCCTTGTACAGTGGCTGGTACAGAAGTTTCTATCTCACCAACTTTGCAACTTAGGCAACGTTTTGCCTTtgcctttttcctctcctgtcaGCAGCAAGACAAATCTCCTGTCTCCTCTGCTCTGACATTTATCAGTGCAATCACTGTGTAACTGCCAAGTGTTCTTCACATAGAGTTTCTTGTCTGTAAATGGAAACTTGGCCACTGcttccacaaaaatattttctcttatctgttaGCAGCTTTATACtttgaaaggagaaaacatGAGATTACCAAGTAAAAAGTTGAATAGCTTGGTGGAACATCCTGTCATGCAGAGAGAAGGCCATTGGATTGTCAAGGCAGCAGTGACAATTGAATGTTATGCAGATGGTGTCAccacacacctggcacaccaTGGAGCTGCATCCAGGAGTGCAGAGACCCTTCAGGGTGTTTCTTGCTGGCAAAGCAAACAGTGTGGAGATCTGGATCCCAAGTTACTTTGGAATCAGACAATTCCACATGCTGGTGCAAAGAGAGTATTAGCTTGCATCCCATTCTCATCTGAATAAATACTCTTCCTTTCCAGGTCTGTTCTTGAGATAGTGGTCATCCCAAAGCTTGGGTTTGGATCAGCTTCCAGACTCTGTCACCTTGGGAGATGAAATACAGTATTACTCAAGCTGCAGAACTGGCTCCCAGTGGCTTTGAATTTGGCTGACGGTTCCTGTTCTTGGGCCTATCATTCTCAGACACTTATTTACTGTGTGCACTTCACAAAGGAGGGCTTGAGGCATCTTTCCAAGGTCTGCTTTCAATAAAGGAGCTGTCAGCCAGCCACAAAGCTCTTGAAAACCCTTAGATTTTTGTAGGGTCATTTTAAGTTGCTGCTTTATTTCCACCTGGTGATGGAGACCTGTATAAAGCCAGCTATCAGGATTGACACTGGGGATGTGGCTGTTTCTGATGAGTTATCTGTTAAAGATTTAAGATCTGTTTATTTGATTGCTTAGCTGATCTGTTTATTTAAGATTCACATATGCTCCCAGTGGGACAATGCTGATGTACGTGTTACCTTTCCATAAGGCACcttggtttttaattttcttaattagCGATAATGCTTAAATCTGCCTGGCGTTTGAACACAGAGGCTTAACCAAATACTTTGGACTTCCAGGtcaaagaaaataacatttcctaCGAGCTGGACTTCTCCAAGGTGTACTGGAACCCTCGCCTGTCCACCGAGCACAGCCGCATcgtggggctgctcagggccgGCGATGTTCTCTTCGATGTCTTTGCTGGCATCGGCCCTTTCGCCATCCCGGCGGCCAAGAGGAGGTGCCGAGTGTTTGCCAACGACCTCAACCCCGACTCCTacacctggctgctgcacaACTGCCAGCTCAACAAAGTGCACACCAGGGTGAAGGTGTTCAACATGGACGGCAGGGccttcctgcaggggctggtgaGGGAGGAGCTCAGCAAAGAGCTCCCGCTCCTGGGGGAGGAGCCCAAAAGGGCGTTCCACATAGTGATGAatctgccagctctggctgtggagTTCCTGGATGTGTTCAGGCATCTCTTGGTGggggagccctgcagccctgctggcctcCCCACTGTGCACTGCTATGGGTTCTCCAAACACAGTGACCCAGCCAGAGACATTCAGGAGAGAGCAGAAGCCGTGCTGGGAACCTCCTTGGCTGGGCGCTGCTCCACGTTCCTGGTCAGGAACGTGGCGCCCAACAAGGAGatgctgtgcctcagtttccagATCCCAGCAGACGTGCTCTACAAGAGGCCCTGCCCTGATGAAGGTGAGGAGCAAACCTCCCAGGTGGCATTGGGATTTCAGGCTGCCTCGGGCTGGTCCCACCTGCTCAGCCCCGTGGGCCGCTCCGGGTGTGTGACAGCGGCGTGGCTGCGGCGCTGAGCGCAGAGGTGGCCGGCAGGACCCAGCGCCTGCAcgtgtgcagcagctgcagggctttccctgctttgctcacagcagcctgctcctctgATCCCAGCATGAGCTCCCAATGGGACCAGGATCACCCCACAGGCCATAAACCAGACCTTTATGcctcaggctggggctgagggaggatggggactcagtgatccttgtgggcccTTCCAGTGCAGGATATTCAGTGGCTCTGATCTAATGCCAAGCTCACGTCCCTGTTAGCTCAGTCCTTCTGAACTGGAGCTGTGTTTTTGCCCAGATCAGTGCACTCCCAAGggactgctcccagctctgaccTTCTCCTTATGCTCACACAGACTCAGTGAGGTCTGGAGCCACCACATCAGCAGAATCAGGTTCTGTACCTGATTGAGTTTAACTGAGACATAGATATCCTTAGAGATCTTCAGTGCTGAACTTggttgttttgtggggtttttttttgtttgtaattaTCATTTAAGAAACTGGTTGGTTTCAATGATCCTGGGCTTTGCACTACATgacaaagggagcagagggaggctcCCATCTGCAGTTACATGAACTGGAGGAAAGGAGGTTTTTATAAAGCTTTAATGCCATGAAACTTACTTTTATGCTGTTGTCAGATTGCACTGAAATGTAGGTCAAAATGTAGCTCCATATAGGTTTTTGCAAAGTCTTTTTTGGCTTTCAGTAAAGACCCCCCATTATTGCTCTAAGAGTTTGCATTTGTGACTGTTAATCCTGATTTTAACTCTCATCTCTTGCTGTTAAATCCCTTAACAGAGCTCCCTTTTCCAGAGCTTGTGGTAGGTCAGTCTGTTTACAGTACATTAAATAACTTACTTTTTCTAACCTTTTCCAGCAAAACCAGCCTCGAAACGTCTCTGTACCAGCCAAGATTGTTCAGAAAAGAAGGCACTGAGTTGAAGAACCAGAGCTATGGGGACTACCTTAGTTTGTGTAAGGGATATTTGGATGTCTCTGTTTTACCCCTTGAGTtatgaggagcagagctgtgttccCATTGAGTTGCAGCTTTATTTTGGGAGCCTTCCTTCCTGCAGTCACCTTTTCTTCTCATTGTGGGATCAATTGAAATTGCTActacaaaaatttaaaactttattcTCTTATAATAAATGTGTTTTGGTacttccctgctctctgttGTTTCATGCCCTGTGCTAACTCAGTGGCAGGGCCTGGGGTGGTTTTCTGCTGTAGCATTTTGATGTGCAAGTTGTGGGGAGAACAGACTTCTATGTCTCTGTCAGGTCTAGGAAGGTGACTGATACAACCCCTGCCCTGGATTCTCCCTGACAGATGTGTTCTGGTTTCAGAATATTGGATTATGGTTAGCAGATGCACAAACAACTCTTGTGTAAGCAAGGTAACCTTTCAAAAGCTTAACCTGAGATACCAAAAGGGCCTGATAGCCCAACATCCTGAGGTTTTGagtaaaaaattctttttaacaCCAAGATTTAGTTAGAGATTAGTTGACTCCTAACTTTGTGTTTGCCCATGGTTAGAGCCAGAAAGACTTTAATGTCTTTTGCATGTTTGCAGATGAAGTTCATGCTCTCATTGCAGTTCCAGGCTGAAACCAGCACCTGGAAAACAGTTCTGTCGTCCTGAAACCGTGTCCTGCCGTGGCTTTTGTGcctctgccctctcccagctctccccacctctgcctgctcccctgCTGCAGTCCCTGGATGATCTTTCTGGCTGGCTGCTTGTATTCTGCAGGGATTTGAAAAGCCTCTGcctttgatttccttttcttacCCATCCAAACTATTGTTGGGCAATGTCAACCACAAATAGTTTATTTGGCCGGAGAACTCGGCTCGCCCTCTCAGTTTCAGATATTTTCCCTcagcccaggctctgagctCACGCCCAGCAACCAGATGTCTGTcaccctcctggccctgctgctgtggccccagccctgagcctgcagcctgCTGCATTTTTGGTTCTCACCCAAACACCACCAAGGGCCAGGGATTTGTTTTGCTGGTGGCTCCGTGTGGAGGCCTTTCCTTCCCTTGGCTGCGCAGCCGGTGTCGGGAGCGAGCCGGGTTCCTGCAGGATCTCATTGATCCATCCCCAGGGAGGCTGTCCTGCCTCACCCAGGggtcctgctccctccctggccTGCACTGAGCCCCAGCactcctgctcagccctgcagctccagcccctgcagctccagcccctgcagctccagcctgttCTCCCCTCCCAGGCACGGCTCTGCTGGGattctgcccc includes the following:
- the TRMT5 gene encoding tRNA (guanine(37)-N1)-methyltransferase isoform X2, with product MRTLWRLGYCARLLKTNHFRTAASNTSFPAVWMLLAQHSGTIPGFFVVVKKNTLFTMPETVEDKTNPELYLPHPGVRGMTLLNREAFKRTLVVPALKVKKEIVHSVLKSLKQSVLQRPGLKRVVEDPEDEGSRFVILDPHKVPEFSLGEAEQQVLKQLNVPPEVCKYQLELSYENFKSEEILRAVLPEGQEVTSGFSRVGHIAHLNLRDHQLPYRHLIGQVIMDKNPGVTCVVNKTNIIDSTYRNFEMEVLAGESNLVTKVKENNISYELDFSKVYWNPRLSTEHSRIVGLLRAGDVLFDVFAGIGPFAIPAAKRRCRVFANDLNPDSYTWLLHNCQLNKVHTRVKVFNMDGRAFLQGLVREELSKELPLLGEEPKRAFHIVMNLPALAVEFLDVFRHLLVGEPCSPAGLPTVHCYGFSKHSDPARDIQERAEAVLGTSLAGRCSTFLVRNVAPNKEMLCLSFQIPADVLYKRPCPDEAKPASKRLCTSQDCSEKKALS
- the TRMT5 gene encoding tRNA (guanine(37)-N1)-methyltransferase isoform X1, with translation MIPEIFSSQFHSLVLRPPPPISTPRRSTGMLRPPDEGFLLCTGTLWRLGYCARLLKTNHFRTAASNTSFPAVWMLLAQHSGTIPGFFVVVKKNTLFTMPETVEDKTNPELYLPHPGVRGMTLLNREAFKRTLVVPALKVKKEIVHSVLKSLKQSVLQRPGLKRVVEDPEDEGSRFVILDPHKVPEFSLGEAEQQVLKQLNVPPEVCKYQLELSYENFKSEEILRAVLPEGQEVTSGFSRVGHIAHLNLRDHQLPYRHLIGQVIMDKNPGVTCVVNKTNIIDSTYRNFEMEVLAGESNLVTKVKENNISYELDFSKVYWNPRLSTEHSRIVGLLRAGDVLFDVFAGIGPFAIPAAKRRCRVFANDLNPDSYTWLLHNCQLNKVHTRVKVFNMDGRAFLQGLVREELSKELPLLGEEPKRAFHIVMNLPALAVEFLDVFRHLLVGEPCSPAGLPTVHCYGFSKHSDPARDIQERAEAVLGTSLAGRCSTFLVRNVAPNKEMLCLSFQIPADVLYKRPCPDEAKPASKRLCTSQDCSEKKALS